A single window of Rhodococcus jostii RHA1 DNA harbors:
- a CDS encoding DUF2530 domain-containing protein, producing MNESADRPPLTQRLADPRPALILGTLAWAVAIVVVIVTGDRWSDALPTCIAGVVVGFLGYGLFALQRRAARRGSRGAQQGLL from the coding sequence GTGAACGAATCCGCAGATCGCCCACCCCTCACTCAGCGCCTCGCCGACCCGCGACCTGCGCTGATACTGGGAACACTGGCGTGGGCGGTCGCGATCGTCGTGGTGATCGTCACGGGCGACCGGTGGTCGGATGCGCTTCCGACGTGTATAGCGGGGGTCGTCGTCGGATTCCTGGGCTACGGACTGTTCGCGTTGCAGCGGCGGGCGGCCCGGCGCGGCAGCCGCGGGGCACAGCAGGGTCTGCTCTAG
- a CDS encoding MFS transporter produces the protein MFAALRTRNYRLWASGQIVSLVGTWMQRVAQDWLVLTLSNGNALAVGIVMALQFGPTLFLSVWGGVLADRYDKRRILIATQVSMALCALVLGLLDVGGLVALWHVYLIAFLLGCASAIDAPARQSFTIEMVGKESLPNAIALNSMTFNTARIIGPAISGVLITLIGTGWVFLLNVGTFTGVLIALLMMNTRELFTAPQAERGKGQVREGFRYVWGRTDLRVLMVAVFMVSTFGLNFPISLAVLARNTFDRGADAYGLLSTTLAVGTLAGATIAARRKTPPRLRTFLGAAAAFGAFEILVGLMPTYVLVAIMLVPTGALTLTFTTAAMNILQMSVPSEMRGRVMGIYMLCFLGGTPLGSPVLGWLADVLDPRAPLVIGGAISLVSGIGAALYLMRHQRVRVTVRRPDAGNYLPVIELHNVLEPHPVVVCDATEQAVEASRDPRP, from the coding sequence ATGTTCGCCGCTCTCCGCACCCGGAACTACCGGTTGTGGGCGTCGGGGCAGATCGTCTCCCTCGTCGGAACCTGGATGCAGCGGGTGGCGCAGGACTGGCTCGTCCTGACGTTGTCGAACGGCAACGCGCTCGCGGTCGGCATCGTGATGGCACTGCAGTTCGGTCCGACCCTGTTCCTGTCCGTGTGGGGCGGGGTGCTCGCCGACCGGTACGACAAGCGGCGCATCCTGATCGCGACGCAGGTGTCGATGGCGTTGTGCGCACTGGTGCTCGGGCTGCTGGACGTCGGCGGGCTGGTGGCCCTGTGGCACGTCTACCTCATCGCGTTTCTGCTCGGCTGCGCGTCGGCGATCGACGCGCCGGCGCGGCAGTCGTTCACGATCGAGATGGTCGGCAAGGAGTCGCTGCCCAATGCCATCGCCCTGAATTCCATGACGTTCAACACCGCTCGCATCATCGGTCCGGCGATCTCCGGTGTGCTGATCACCCTTATCGGTACGGGGTGGGTGTTCCTGCTCAACGTGGGCACGTTCACCGGCGTGCTGATCGCCCTGCTGATGATGAACACCCGCGAACTGTTCACGGCGCCCCAGGCGGAACGCGGGAAAGGGCAGGTCCGCGAGGGTTTCCGGTACGTGTGGGGACGCACCGATCTGCGGGTGCTGATGGTGGCGGTGTTCATGGTGTCGACGTTCGGGCTGAATTTCCCGATCAGTCTCGCCGTTCTCGCCCGCAACACGTTCGATCGCGGTGCGGACGCCTACGGACTGTTGTCGACCACCCTCGCCGTAGGCACGCTCGCCGGCGCCACGATCGCCGCGAGACGCAAGACCCCGCCGCGGCTGCGCACGTTCCTCGGGGCCGCGGCCGCATTCGGGGCCTTCGAGATCCTGGTGGGACTCATGCCCACCTACGTGCTGGTCGCGATCATGCTCGTCCCGACCGGCGCGCTGACGCTGACGTTCACGACGGCGGCGATGAACATCCTGCAGATGTCCGTGCCGTCCGAGATGCGCGGCCGGGTGATGGGCATCTACATGCTCTGTTTCCTCGGCGGCACCCCGCTGGGCAGTCCCGTTCTGGGATGGCTGGCCGACGTCCTCGACCCCCGCGCCCCGCTCGTGATCGGAGGCGCGATCTCGCTGGTGAGCGGGATCGGCGCGGCCCTGTACCTGATGCGGCACCAGCGCGTGCGGGTGACGGTGCGCAGACCGGATGCCGGCAACTATCTCCCGGTGATCGAACTGCACAACGTTCTCGAACCGCACCCCGTGGTGGTCTGCGACGCCACCGAGCAGGCCGTGGAAGCGAGCCGCGACCCGCGGCCCTGA
- a CDS encoding (2Fe-2S)-binding protein, with product MRITVTVDGTAYTDEVEPRLLLVHYLRDRLGKVGTVIGCDTGNCGACTVHLNGHSVKSCSVLAVQADGGDVLTVEGLSRDGTLHPVQQAFRDNHALQCGYCTPGMIMQTLDLLAEEPDPDERTVRLGLEGNLCRCTGYQNIVSAVQDAAQRLRGGGTTETPATADAPKTDSAQGGVR from the coding sequence ATGCGCATCACTGTCACCGTCGACGGAACGGCATACACGGACGAGGTGGAACCGCGACTACTCCTCGTCCACTATCTTCGGGATCGGCTCGGCAAGGTCGGCACCGTCATCGGCTGCGACACCGGAAACTGCGGGGCGTGCACCGTTCATCTGAACGGTCACAGCGTCAAGTCCTGCTCGGTGCTCGCCGTGCAGGCCGACGGCGGCGACGTCCTCACCGTCGAGGGCCTGTCCCGGGATGGGACGTTGCACCCCGTGCAGCAGGCGTTCCGCGACAACCACGCCCTGCAGTGCGGTTACTGCACCCCCGGCATGATCATGCAGACCCTCGACCTGCTCGCCGAGGAACCCGATCCGGACGAGCGGACGGTGCGGCTGGGGTTGGAAGGCAACCTGTGCCGCTGTACCGGGTACCAGAACATCGTCAGCGCGGTGCAGGATGCGGCGCAGCGGTTGCGCGGCGGCGGCACCACCGAAACACCGGCGACGGCGGATGCACCGAAGACCGACTCCGCGCAGGGAGGTGTGCGATGA
- a CDS encoding phosphatase PAP2 family protein has product MSFDQSVLDSAVGDRTPWLIDVVTVVTQSGGTVAAWIVSTVLTTALLLQGRRREAVLVAGAMLSGLAVMTTLKNLFERQRPPLPDRLVEISSFSFPSGHAMMTAILASVLVAVTLRVVLVGHVRIALVFLLVLYTLAVGLSRVYLAAHWMTDVLAGWAFGALWAAFWILLTRTRPRRAVTSSEI; this is encoded by the coding sequence GTGTCGTTTGACCAGAGCGTTCTCGACAGCGCCGTCGGGGACCGCACACCGTGGTTGATCGACGTCGTCACCGTCGTCACGCAAAGCGGCGGAACGGTCGCGGCCTGGATCGTGTCCACCGTCCTGACAACGGCCCTCCTGCTCCAGGGCCGTCGGCGCGAGGCCGTCCTCGTGGCCGGCGCCATGCTGTCGGGTCTGGCCGTGATGACCACGCTCAAGAATCTGTTCGAGCGGCAGCGCCCGCCGCTGCCGGATCGGCTGGTGGAGATCTCGTCGTTCTCGTTCCCGTCCGGTCACGCGATGATGACCGCGATCCTCGCGAGCGTTCTCGTCGCCGTGACCCTCCGGGTGGTGCTGGTGGGGCACGTCCGGATCGCGCTGGTCTTCCTGTTGGTGCTGTACACGCTGGCAGTGGGGCTGTCGCGCGTCTACCTCGCCGCGCATTGGATGACCGACGTCCTCGCCGGGTGGGCGTTCGGTGCGCTGTGGGCGGCGTTCTGGATTCTGCTGACCCGCACCCGGCCCCGCCGCGCCGTGACCTCGAGCGAGATCTAG
- a CDS encoding NCS2 family permease: MGAAPKLLDNYFKITERGSTVGAEIRGGVVTFVAMAYIVVLNPLILGSFSADDAVAKTDVLGNILPVNQVAAVTALVAGLMSIVFGVVANYPFAIAAGLGINSLLAVTIAPQVTWPEAMGLVVIDGVIIVVLALTGFRTAVFNAIPAELKSAIAAGIGMFIAFIGLVDAGFVRRIPDAAGTTVPVGLGINGSISSWPTVTFVFGVLLMGVLVVRKVRGGLLIGIVVTTVLAAIIEAVAGVGPSLGVNPQGWNLSVPAAPDVLAELPDLSLVGEVSIFGAFTRIGVLAASLLVFTLVLANFFDAMGTMTGLGKEAGLTDEDGNLPNIGRALVVEGTGAIVGGGASASSNTVFVESASGIAEGARTGLANVVTGLLFLAAMFLTPLYSVVPIEAAAPALVVVGAMMIGQVRDIDFTQFSIALPAFLTIAVMPFTYSIANGIGVGFVSWVVLNAASGGIKKIHPLMWVVALLFVAYFAVGPITDAVT; this comes from the coding sequence ATGGGTGCTGCTCCGAAACTGCTCGACAACTACTTCAAGATCACCGAGCGTGGTTCGACGGTAGGCGCGGAGATCCGCGGCGGAGTGGTGACGTTCGTCGCAATGGCATACATCGTGGTGCTGAACCCGCTCATCCTCGGCAGCTTCTCCGCCGACGACGCCGTCGCGAAGACCGACGTCCTCGGCAACATCCTCCCCGTCAACCAGGTGGCGGCGGTCACAGCTCTGGTGGCGGGACTGATGAGCATCGTGTTCGGGGTCGTCGCGAACTATCCTTTCGCGATCGCGGCGGGCCTCGGCATCAACAGTCTTCTCGCCGTCACCATCGCACCGCAGGTCACCTGGCCCGAGGCGATGGGCCTCGTGGTGATCGACGGTGTCATCATCGTCGTGTTGGCGCTCACCGGTTTCCGGACGGCCGTCTTCAATGCCATTCCGGCCGAGCTCAAATCCGCCATCGCCGCCGGTATCGGCATGTTCATCGCGTTCATCGGTCTCGTCGACGCCGGGTTCGTGCGGCGCATCCCGGACGCCGCGGGCACCACCGTCCCCGTCGGCCTGGGCATCAACGGATCGATCTCCTCCTGGCCGACCGTGACGTTCGTGTTCGGTGTGCTGCTGATGGGTGTCCTGGTGGTGCGCAAGGTGCGCGGCGGTCTGCTGATCGGCATCGTCGTCACCACCGTGCTGGCCGCGATCATCGAGGCCGTCGCCGGTGTCGGACCGTCGCTGGGCGTGAACCCTCAGGGCTGGAACCTCAGCGTCCCGGCCGCTCCCGATGTGCTGGCGGAACTTCCGGATCTCAGCCTCGTCGGCGAGGTCAGCATCTTCGGCGCGTTCACCCGCATCGGCGTACTCGCCGCCAGCCTGCTGGTGTTCACGCTCGTACTCGCCAACTTCTTCGACGCCATGGGCACGATGACCGGGCTCGGCAAGGAGGCCGGTCTCACCGACGAGGACGGCAACCTGCCCAACATCGGACGGGCCCTGGTCGTCGAGGGCACCGGCGCCATCGTCGGTGGCGGCGCGTCGGCGTCGTCCAACACGGTGTTCGTGGAATCCGCTTCGGGTATCGCCGAGGGCGCCCGCACCGGACTCGCGAATGTGGTGACGGGACTGCTGTTCCTGGCCGCGATGTTCCTGACCCCGCTGTATTCGGTGGTGCCGATCGAGGCGGCCGCGCCGGCACTGGTCGTGGTGGGCGCGATGATGATCGGTCAGGTCCGCGACATCGATTTCACCCAGTTCTCGATCGCGCTGCCCGCGTTCCTCACCATCGCCGTCATGCCGTTCACGTACTCGATCGCCAACGGCATCGGCGTCGGATTCGTGTCGTGGGTCGTCCTCAATGCTGCGAGCGGTGGTATCAAGAAGATTCACCCGTTGATGTGGGTGGTGGCGCTTCTCTTCGTGGCCTACTTCGCGGTCGGTCCGATCACCGACGCAGTAACGTAA
- a CDS encoding FAD binding domain-containing protein, with amino-acid sequence MIPSSFDYVSPTSVEQAVAALAEAGEDAKILAGGQSLLPVLRLRLSSPSTLVDLGRIGELRGVRDDGDSIVIGAMTTYYDVIRDPLVHEHALLLVEATRTVADPQIRHRGTLGGALAHADPAGDLCAPALALDATLTAVGTAGRRSIPVADFFEGYYTTTLRPDEILVDVRFPKHTGWEARYEKFNTVAEAWSIVGVAATIQVDGGIIRQARVALTNMGAVPVRARGVEDALVGNAADPELIRAAAEHAAEGTDPVTDGNADAEYRSHLAKVLTRRAVATAVGV; translated from the coding sequence GTGATTCCGTCGAGCTTCGACTACGTGTCCCCGACCTCCGTCGAACAGGCGGTGGCCGCGCTCGCCGAGGCCGGGGAGGACGCCAAGATACTCGCGGGCGGTCAGAGCCTGCTGCCGGTGCTGCGGCTGCGGTTGTCTTCGCCGAGCACCCTCGTCGACCTGGGCCGGATCGGTGAGTTGCGCGGGGTCCGCGACGACGGGGACAGCATCGTGATCGGTGCGATGACCACGTACTACGACGTGATCCGCGACCCGCTCGTCCACGAGCACGCACTGCTGCTCGTCGAGGCCACCCGCACCGTCGCCGATCCGCAGATCCGGCACCGCGGCACGCTGGGTGGTGCTCTGGCGCATGCCGATCCGGCCGGTGACCTGTGCGCGCCCGCGCTGGCACTCGACGCCACCCTGACCGCCGTGGGTACCGCGGGCAGGCGGAGCATCCCGGTCGCGGACTTCTTCGAGGGCTACTACACGACCACGCTCCGCCCGGACGAGATCCTCGTGGACGTCCGGTTTCCCAAGCACACCGGCTGGGAGGCGCGGTACGAGAAGTTCAACACGGTCGCGGAAGCGTGGTCGATCGTGGGGGTGGCCGCGACGATCCAGGTCGACGGCGGCATCATCCGGCAGGCCCGGGTGGCGCTGACCAACATGGGGGCCGTGCCGGTGCGGGCTCGCGGCGTCGAGGACGCGCTCGTCGGCAATGCCGCCGATCCCGAGCTGATCCGGGCGGCGGCCGAGCACGCCGCCGAGGGCACCGACCCGGTCACCGACGGCAACGCCGACGCCGAGTACCGCAGCCACCTCGCGAAAGTGCTGACCCGGCGGGCCGTGGCGACGGCGGTCGGCGTCTGA
- a CDS encoding xanthine dehydrogenase family protein molybdopterin-binding subunit → MTATAEPEIGKARKRKEDEHLVTGRTRWTDNLVLPGMQHLAILRSPFAHARITGVDASAARGMPGVVAVLTGADLADEQGSLPCAWPITPDMKSPPAPSLAVDAVNFAGEAVAVVVARSAYEAHDALEAIDVEYDDLPVVLDLAAAAADGADLVHPDLGTNVSATWTFDSAEAGTGGDVEQAIRDAEVLVERTFRQQRLIPAFMEPRSVVVDPTGAQITMWSATQIPHILRLMLAMTLGIPEHKLRVVAPDVGGGFGGKLQVTPEEVIALLVARRLGKPVKYTESRSESMVAAHHGRDQIQKLTLAARRDGTVTGMKVELLADMGAYLRLVTSGVPILGAFMFNGIYKFPAYHFTCTNVFTNKVPTDAYRGAGRPEATFAIERMMDELATELSLDPLELRAKNWITHEEFPFDTVAGLTYDSGNYEAATAHARELFDYDGLRREQAERRERKDPVQLGIGVSTFTEMCGLAPSRTLGALAYGAGGWEHAAIRMLPTGKVEVVTGSSAHGQGHETAWSQVVADQLGVPFEDVEVLHGDTQTSPRGMDTYGSRSLAVGAIAVVKAAEKVIAKARPIAAHLMECAEDDLEFTEGRFRVKGTEKAVGIADVALAVFAAHDLPEGVEPNLDSEAAYDPENFSFPHGTHLCAVEVDTETGKVGIRSYVCVDDIGHVVNPLIVEGQVHGGLAQGIAQALYEEALYDESGTLLSGSFAEYHVPSAADLPTFTTGRTETPATGNPLGVKGVGEAGTIASTPAVVNAVLDAVRQFGVRDVEMPCTPMRVWHAIHTAQGGAQ, encoded by the coding sequence ATGACCGCCACCGCGGAACCGGAAATCGGGAAGGCCCGCAAGCGCAAGGAAGACGAGCATCTGGTCACGGGCCGCACCCGCTGGACCGACAACCTGGTGCTGCCGGGCATGCAGCACCTGGCGATCCTGCGCAGCCCGTTCGCGCACGCCCGCATCACCGGTGTCGACGCCTCCGCCGCCCGTGGGATGCCCGGTGTCGTCGCGGTCCTCACCGGCGCCGATCTCGCCGACGAGCAGGGCAGCCTGCCGTGTGCCTGGCCGATCACACCGGACATGAAGTCGCCGCCCGCCCCGTCCCTCGCGGTCGACGCCGTCAATTTTGCAGGCGAGGCCGTCGCGGTTGTGGTGGCGCGCAGCGCCTACGAGGCGCACGACGCACTCGAGGCGATCGACGTCGAGTACGACGACCTGCCGGTCGTGCTCGATCTCGCGGCCGCGGCTGCCGACGGCGCCGACCTCGTGCACCCGGATCTCGGGACGAACGTCAGCGCCACCTGGACCTTCGACTCCGCGGAGGCCGGCACCGGCGGCGACGTCGAGCAGGCCATCCGCGACGCCGAGGTACTCGTCGAGCGCACCTTCCGCCAGCAGCGGCTGATCCCGGCGTTCATGGAACCCCGCTCGGTGGTGGTCGACCCGACCGGCGCCCAGATCACGATGTGGTCGGCCACGCAGATCCCCCACATCCTGCGGCTGATGCTGGCGATGACGCTCGGCATCCCGGAGCACAAACTGCGCGTCGTCGCCCCGGACGTCGGCGGCGGTTTCGGCGGCAAGCTTCAGGTGACGCCGGAGGAAGTCATCGCGCTGCTCGTCGCGCGGCGACTCGGCAAGCCCGTCAAATACACCGAGTCCCGCAGCGAATCGATGGTCGCGGCGCATCACGGACGCGACCAGATCCAGAAACTGACACTGGCCGCCCGCCGCGACGGCACCGTCACCGGGATGAAGGTGGAACTGCTCGCCGACATGGGCGCGTACCTGCGGCTGGTCACCTCGGGGGTGCCGATCCTGGGCGCGTTCATGTTCAACGGCATCTACAAGTTCCCGGCGTATCACTTCACGTGCACCAACGTGTTCACCAACAAGGTGCCCACCGACGCGTATCGCGGGGCGGGCCGCCCGGAGGCGACGTTCGCGATCGAGCGGATGATGGACGAACTCGCGACCGAGCTGTCGCTGGATCCGCTGGAATTGCGGGCGAAGAACTGGATCACCCACGAGGAGTTCCCGTTCGACACCGTCGCGGGCCTGACGTACGACTCCGGCAATTACGAGGCCGCCACCGCGCATGCGCGGGAGCTGTTCGACTACGACGGGCTCCGGCGCGAACAGGCGGAGCGCCGCGAGCGGAAGGACCCGGTGCAACTCGGCATCGGGGTGTCCACGTTCACCGAGATGTGCGGTCTGGCGCCGTCGCGCACCCTCGGCGCCCTGGCCTACGGTGCCGGCGGGTGGGAACACGCGGCGATCCGGATGCTGCCCACCGGCAAGGTCGAGGTGGTCACCGGTTCCTCGGCGCACGGCCAGGGGCACGAGACCGCGTGGAGCCAGGTGGTCGCGGATCAGCTCGGGGTGCCGTTCGAGGACGTCGAGGTGCTGCACGGCGACACCCAGACGTCGCCGCGGGGCATGGACACGTACGGTTCCCGGTCTCTGGCGGTCGGGGCGATCGCGGTGGTGAAGGCCGCCGAGAAGGTGATCGCGAAGGCCAGGCCCATCGCGGCGCACCTGATGGAGTGCGCCGAGGACGATCTCGAGTTCACCGAGGGCCGGTTCCGGGTGAAGGGCACCGAGAAGGCGGTCGGGATCGCCGACGTCGCGCTCGCCGTGTTCGCCGCGCACGACCTGCCCGAGGGTGTGGAGCCGAATCTGGACTCCGAGGCCGCGTACGACCCGGAGAACTTTTCGTTCCCGCACGGCACGCACCTGTGCGCGGTGGAGGTGGACACCGAGACCGGGAAGGTGGGCATCCGCTCGTACGTGTGTGTCGACGACATCGGGCACGTGGTCAACCCGCTGATCGTGGAGGGTCAGGTGCACGGCGGACTCGCCCAGGGCATCGCGCAGGCCCTGTACGAGGAGGCATTGTACGACGAGTCGGGCACCCTCCTGTCGGGTTCCTTCGCCGAGTATCACGTACCGTCGGCGGCGGATCTGCCGACGTTCACCACGGGCCGCACCGAGACTCCCGCCACCGGTAATCCGCTCGGCGTCAAGGGGGTCGGTGAAGCGGGGACGATCGCGTCCACCCCGGCCGTCGTCAATGCCGTGCTCGACGCCGTTCGCCAGTTCGGGGTGCGTGACGTCGAGATGCCGTGTACGCCGATGCGGGTCTGGCATGCCATCCACACCGCTCAGGGAGGTGCCCAGTGA
- a CDS encoding MarR family winged helix-turn-helix transcriptional regulator, which produces MTTDTRALASDLSLAVVRLTRHLRGRRVDAQVSLTQLSALATLARDGAMTPGNLAAREKVQPPSMTRVIASLVELGLVERAPHPTDGRQIIVTLSDAGHALIADETHAREAWMNERLSGLDEAQLKTLRDAVGIITSIVADSE; this is translated from the coding sequence GTGACCACGGATACGCGAGCACTCGCCAGTGACCTTTCTCTGGCTGTCGTGCGCCTCACGCGTCACCTGCGTGGGCGCCGCGTCGACGCCCAGGTATCGCTGACCCAGCTGTCGGCTCTGGCCACCCTTGCCCGCGACGGCGCCATGACGCCGGGCAATCTCGCCGCTCGGGAGAAGGTGCAGCCGCCGTCGATGACCCGGGTCATCGCGTCGCTGGTCGAACTGGGCCTGGTCGAGCGGGCACCGCATCCCACCGACGGACGGCAGATCATCGTCACGCTGTCGGATGCCGGTCACGCGCTGATCGCCGACGAGACCCACGCCCGCGAGGCATGGATGAACGAGCGGCTGTCCGGGCTCGACGAGGCTCAGCTGAAGACCCTCCGCGACGCGGTCGGCATCATCACGTCCATCGTCGCCGACTCGGAGTAG